The region AAGCAATCGGCGGCGACAGCGCGATCGACGCAGCCGGCCGCCATCCCGGCAGACGATCATAGCCGCTTTCATTGACCCTTCGACACTTGGGTGTTTTGCCGTCGCGCGCCAGGTTTACGTCGTGTCCGCGCAACAGACGCGCGAGGATCGCGAGCTTTGATCTTCCGCAAGCGGTATCGGTCTCGATGCCGTTAATAAATCCCAGGCAAAGCGCATTGAATAGACCACATCAATACATTTTTATTACGTTTAAATTTATTTTTCATTACGCACAAATAGCCGTTAATAGCAGTCCGTAAAGATCGACGTTACATGTCAGTAATATTGATGCGAATCGTTCTCATTTGTGTTGACGCACCTATTTCGCATGCGTACGATCTCGCCATCTGCCTTGCCTGGCGTCGCGAACCGGCATCGCAATCGCGGTGGAGACAGCTCTGTCCTGCCGAGGTGCTCCGATCAGTCGATACAACACAAATAAGGATTTCGATGAAGTTCGCCCAACTCAACGGACCCGCTGTTCAAGCGCGTCCGCTTCGCGATTTCGCCTTGAGCGCCGGCGCGCTTCGCCGTTCGCGCATGCCCGCCATGCGACGCGTCGCGCTTTGCACCGCATTTGCGTGGACCTCGCTGACCGCCGGCGTGACGATGGCTGCCGCCAATCCCGATGCCACGCCCGAAGCGCCCGAAGCCGACCTGAACATTCAGGCAACCCAGACCAATCAGTGGACCGGTTTCTGGAACCGCCAGCAAATGCTCGGCGACATCGGCGGTCTGCGCCCGTGGCTCGGCAAGTACGGCGTGACGCTGCAACTCACCGAGACCAGCGAAGTGCTGTCGAATCTGCGTGGCGGCCTCGCACGCGGCGCGGACTACGACGGCCTCACCACCGCCACCGTGCAGATGGATACGCAGAAGGCCTTCGGTCTGCCGGGCGGTCTGTTCAACGTCAGCGCGCTGCAGATTCACGGCGCGAACCTCAGCGCGAACAAGCTCGGCACGTTGAACACGGCAAGCGGCATCGAAGCGCAGGACACCACCCGCCTGTGGGAGTTGTGGTATCAGCAGTCGTTCCTGAACAAGCGCATCGACGTGAAGGTCGGTCAGCAAAGTATCGACCAGGAATTCATCACCAGCACGAACTCCGCGCTGTTCGTCAACACGATGTTCGGCTGGCCCGCGCTGCCCTCGTACGACATGCCGTCGGGCGGCCCGGCCTATCCGCTGTCCGATCTCGGCGTGCGCGTGCGCGGCCAGATCACGCCGACGTTGACCGCGCTGGCCGGCGTATTCGACGGCGATCCGCTCGGCAACAACCCGAACAACAAGAGCGGCACCAACTTCAACCTGCACAACGGCACGCTGTTCATCGGCGAGTTGCAGTACGCGCTGAACCAGCCTTCCGACGGCGAAATGGTCGGCATGGGCGGCGGCGGTCTGCCGGGCACGTATAAGGTCGGCGTCTGGTACAACAACGGCAGCTTCGCCGACCAGCGTTTCGACAACACCGGCCTGTCGCTCGCGAACCCGGCCTCGAGCGGCGTCGCGCAGAATCACCATGGCGACTACAGCTTCTACGCCGTGGCCGACCAGATGATCTGGCGCCCGGACCCGGACGAGCCGCGCAGCCTGAACGTGTTCGCGCGCGTGATGGGCGCGCCCGGCGACCGCAATCTGGTGAGCGTGGCGGCGAACGTCGGCGTCGTGCTGAAGGCGCCGTTCGCGGGCCGCGACAACGACAGCGCCGGTATCGCGCTGACGTACATCAAGATCGGTAACCACGCCAACGGCCTCGACCAGGACAATCTGGCATTCAGCGGCGGCCCGTACGGCGTGCGCACCAGCGAAACCACGCTGGAAGCCACCTATCAGTATCAGGTCAATCCGTGGTGGCAGTTGCAGGCGGACGCGCAATACACGTTCAACGCCGGCGCCGGCCAGAACCCGAGCGACCCGACGCAGCCGCTGCGCAATACGTTCGTCGTCGGCGTGCGCACCAACATCACGTTCTGATGCCGCTCGCGCCCAACTTACACGCTACCTATCCATCGAATCCCATGCTTTCGATCATGACCGCAAACTTCGCTTTGTGCGCCCGCACGGAGATCCAATCATGAAGCAACCCTCGCGCCTGTTTTCGCCGCGCGCCGCGCGGGCCCTGATCGCCACCGCCGCGGGCGCCGTCGCGCTCGCCGCCGCCGGCACCGCGCTCGCCGAGCCGCAAGGTTTCCTCGAAACCATCAAGCACCACACCACGCTGATCAACACCGTGCCGGGCAACGGCGACCAGAACCCGTACGCGGTCGTGGTCGCACCGGTCAGCGCGGGCACCGTCAAGAAGGGCGACGTGCTGGTGGGCAACTTCAACAACTCGACCAACCTGCAGGGCACCGGCAGCACGATCATCAACTACCATCCGGACACCAAGGAAATGACGGTGTTCGCGACGGTGCCGCGCGATCTGAAGGCATGCCCGGGCGGCATCGGCCTGTCGACCGCGATGACCATGCTGAAATCGGGCTACGTGATCGTCGGCAGCACGCCGAGCAATGACGGCACCACCGGCACCAAGGGCGCCGGCTGCCTGATCGTGATCGATCCGCAAGGCAAGGTCGCTTCGACCATCACCAGCCCGAACATCAACGATCCGTGGGGCAACATGGCGGTCGTCGACAACGGTTCGAGCGCGACGCTGTTCGTCAGCAACGCCGGCTTCGGTGTGGGCGGCGCGGACGGCAATCCGCCGGTATTCAAGCAGGCCACCGTGCTGCGTCTGGACCTCGACGTGCCGGCCGGCAAGCCGCCCGTCGTGAAGCAGGAAACCGTGGTGGGCAGCGGCTTCGGCGCACAGGCCGACAAGGGCGTGTTCCTCGTCGGGCCGACCGGCCTCGCGCTGTCGGGCGACCAGAAACTGCTGTACGTGTCCGACGCGATCGGCAACCGCGTGACCGAGATCGACGAACCGATGACGCGCGACACCAGCGCCGGCGTCGGCCGCCAGCTGACCGCCGACGGCCTGCTGCACCGCCCGCTCGCGATGGTCACGGCGCCCAACGGCCACCTGCTGGTCACCAACGCGCTGAACGGCCAGATCGTCGAAATCGACCCGGCTACCGGCAGGCAGATTTACGCGCGCTGGATCGACACCGATAAGGCACAATCGCCCCCGGGCAATGGCGACCTGTTCGGTCTCGCCCTGACGCCGGAAGGCGACGGTTTCTACTATGTCCAGGACGACGTGAACACGTTGGTCCTCGCGAAGTAAGCAAAACACCACGCAGCGAATTGAAGGTGAAGTAGCCATGGCACACGATCAACCCCCGCGGCCCTCACGGCGCGGTTTTCTGAAGGCGGGCGGCGCCGCGGTGGCCGCCGGCGCGAGTCTCGGCGCGGCGCAAACCGCCCAGGCCGCGCTCGCCAGAACGCCGGCGCACAGCGCCGACCCACAGCAGCAGGTCGAACCGTTCTACGGTTTGCATCAAGGCGGCATCGTCACGCCGCAGCAGAGCCACACGTACGTGGCCGCGCTCGATCTGACGACCGCCAAACGCGAAGACGTGATCGCGTTGCTGCGCGCCTGGACCGAGGCCGCCGCGCGCATGACGCAGGGCAATACGGCCGCGCCCTTGCCTGCCGCTGCTACCACGGGCGCCGCGGCGAAATCCGCGCAGTCCGGCGGTAAGGGCGACGCCGGTGGCACGAGTGGCGCGAGCGCCGATGTCGCGATGAGCACCAGCCCCGACGCCGGCGACAACTACGCGAACGCCGGCAACTACAGCCAGACCAACACCAAGGCCGCGCCGGATTCCGGCGACATCCTCGGTCTCGGTCCGTGCGGCCTGACGATCACGTTCGGCTTCGGCCCGGGTCTGTTCACCAAGGACGGCAAGGACCGCTACGGCCTCGCCGCGCGCCGCCCCGCCGCGCTCGTCGATCTGCCGCGC is a window of Paraburkholderia sp. D15 DNA encoding:
- a CDS encoding carbohydrate porin, whose amino-acid sequence is MKFAQLNGPAVQARPLRDFALSAGALRRSRMPAMRRVALCTAFAWTSLTAGVTMAAANPDATPEAPEADLNIQATQTNQWTGFWNRQQMLGDIGGLRPWLGKYGVTLQLTETSEVLSNLRGGLARGADYDGLTTATVQMDTQKAFGLPGGLFNVSALQIHGANLSANKLGTLNTASGIEAQDTTRLWELWYQQSFLNKRIDVKVGQQSIDQEFITSTNSALFVNTMFGWPALPSYDMPSGGPAYPLSDLGVRVRGQITPTLTALAGVFDGDPLGNNPNNKSGTNFNLHNGTLFIGELQYALNQPSDGEMVGMGGGGLPGTYKVGVWYNNGSFADQRFDNTGLSLANPASSGVAQNHHGDYSFYAVADQMIWRPDPDEPRSLNVFARVMGAPGDRNLVSVAANVGVVLKAPFAGRDNDSAGIALTYIKIGNHANGLDQDNLAFSGGPYGVRTSETTLEATYQYQVNPWWQLQADAQYTFNAGAGQNPSDPTQPLRNTFVVGVRTNITF